The window TGTCGGCGAGCATCCATTCGGATCCCTGGAGCCCTTCGGAGGGACGCGCGGACCGGCCCCGCTCCTTCATGTACCCGACGGCCTCCTCCAGCGCGCCCATGCCGATCCCCGTGGCGAGGGCGGCGATGGAGATCCTCCCCGCGTCGAGGATCGTCAGCGTGTCCCGGAAGGCGGAGTTCACCCGGCCCAGGATCGCGTCGTCGCCGACCTCGACGTCGTCGAGGAACAGCTCCGCGGTGTCGGAGGAGCGCATCCCTAACTTGTCGAGCTTCTTCCCGACCGAGAGCCCGGGCGTCCCTGCCGGCACGGCGAACGCGGTGACGCCGTCCTTCGGGCGCGCCTTGTCCGTCAGCGCGAGGACGACGTACACGCCCGCGACGCTTCCCTGGGTCACGAACATCTTGCTCCCGTTGAGGAGCCACCGGTCCCCCTTGCGCTCGGCGTGCGCACGCATCGACAGCGCGTCGGAGCCGGAGCCGGGCTCGGTCAGGGCGAACGCGCCGAGCATCCTCCCGGAGGCGAGCTCGGGGAGGTACTTCCGCCGGAGCGGCTCGGGACCGAACGCCTGGATGTACGCAGTGGAGAGCGAGTGATGGGAGGCGAAGGTCAGCCCGAGGGAGCCGTCTCCTTTCGCGATCTCCTCGACCGCGATGGCGTAGCTCACCATGTCCATCCCCGCGCCGCCGTACGCTGCGGGGACCATCGCCCCTAGGACTCCGAGCTCGCCGAGCCTTAAGATCAGCGCCCGCGGAAACTCCTCGCTTGCGTCCCTGCCGCGCGCGCCCGGGCGGACCTCCTTCTCCACGAAGTCCCGAAGCATCTCCCGGAGCTCCTGCTGCCTCTGCGTCAGGGCGAAGTTCACGTCGTCACCCGGCGGGCACGAAATAGACATCGGTGGGCCGGAGCTGGGAGTTGCGCCGGAACTTCGCCTTCACGGGCATCCCGATCCGGATCTCCTCCGGCCCTTCCGGCCCCACCAGCCGCGCCAGCAGCAGCGTGTCCACGCCGTCGAACTCCACCAGGACCAGGTGGAAAGGGGTCTCCTTTAGAAACTCCTCGCTCCCGAAGTAGCAGGTGGTGAAGGTGTGCACCCGTCCCTCCCTGGGCAGCTCCACCCAGCGCGTCTCCCCGCCGCAATCCGCGCACGCCAGCCGCGGCGTGGCGTAGGTGTAGCCGCAGGCGTCGCACCGGGTCCCGAGCAGCCGTCCGTTCGACAATCCGGCGAAGTAGGGGGAGTCCTGGCCGTACGAATGGATGTATTCCACGGAGTACGGGTACTTGATGACGATCGGCGACATCCCCTTGAGCGTCTGCAGGTCCGAAGGGAACGGGATGTTGAACACCGTCGTCCCCGTCATCCTTTCCTCCACCTTCGGCGGCGATGCAGTGCGCTTCGCTGCAGGTTTCCTCTTCACGCTCGCCACCCCCTCTCCAGGATCGACACGGTGACGTAGGTCCCCGTCCCCGCGTGGCTGTGGATCAGTCCGCGCTTCGCGCCACGGACTTGCAGCGTGCCGTCGCCGAAGTGCTTCCGGATCGTCCCCTGGATCTGCCAGAAGGCGAAGACAGCCTGCATGAGCCCCGTCGCCCCGACCGGGTGGCCGCAGGCGATCAGCCCCCCCGACGGATTCACCGGGATCGTCCCCTTGCGACGCAGCTGCAGCCCGTAATCGACGTTCGGCAGGAACGGGTGCCCCTCCTCCACGAACTTTCCCCCCTCCCCGTACTTGCACAGGGCGAGGTCCTCGTACGTCTGGATCTCGGAGGAGGTGTAGGCGTCGTGGAGCTCGACGAAGTCGAGCTGCCGGCGCGGCTCCGTGATCCCGGCCATCTTGTACGCCTGGAGCGCGGCGCTGCGCCCCGCGCGGAAGGAATGGACGCCGGGGTACGTCAGGTTCCTGTAATCGCTCTTCTTCTCGTTCGGTGCGAGCGGCACCTCCCTGTGCGGCCGGTCCGCCATCCGCATCATGTCCGTGCCCGTGCCGATCCCCGTGATCCGCACCGGCCGGTCCGTCAGCCGGAACGCGGTCTCCTCGTCGGCCAGGATGCACGTTGCGGCTCCGTCGGACATCACGCAGATGTCGAGCAGCGTCAGCGGGTACGCGACCATGGCGGCGCCGCGCACGTCCGCCACGGTGAGCCGGCGGCGCTTCTGGGCGTACGGGTTGTGGAAGGCGTTGCCGTGGTTCTTCACCGACACCATGGCCATCTGCTCCACGGTGGTGCCGAACTCGTGCATGTGCCGGTTCACCATCATCGCGTAGTAGCCGGTGTAGAACCCGCCCACGGGGTAGTCGAAGTTGACGTCCGAGGCGAGGGCGATGAACTCGTTTCCCTTCCACGTCGGCACGCGCGACATCGTCTCGAAGCCGTAGGCCGCGCAGACGCTCATCCTCCCGGAGGCGACCGCCTCCCACGCCGCCTGGAAGCACAGGCCGCCCGTGGCGCCGCCCCCCTCGACCCGCTTGTTCGGCCGGGGGCAGATGCCCAGGTAGTCCGTCGCCATGATCCCCGCCATCAGCTGCCGCGTGAAGTGGTCGGAAAAGTAGGAGACGACCGAGCCGTCTATCCCTGCAAGGGAGAGCTTGGGGACGTCCCCCATTGCGTAGTCGAACGATTCCTTGACCATCTTCTGGAACGTGGCGTCGGGGCGCGCCTTCTGGAACTTGCTCACCCCACCGGCCACCATGTAGACGGGCCTCATCCGCTCCCTCCCCTACCTCCTCGGTGATATGCGCCCGTTCACGTAGTCGACGATCTCCCGCATCGTGGCCCCCGGGGTGAACACGCGGTCCACCCCCTTCCTCAGCAGCCCGGGGATGTCTTCGTCCGGGATGATCCCGCCGCCGAACAGCACCACGTTGTCCATCTTCCTTTTCTTCAGAAGCTTCAGCACCTCCGGGAAGAGGTGCTCGTGCGCTCCCGAAAGGACCGAAAGCCCGATGGCGTCCACGTCCTCCTGCATCGCGGCGTTGACGATCATCTCGGGCGTCTGGTGGAGGCCGGTGTAGACGACCTCGACCCCCGCGTCGCGCAGGGCCCGCGCGATGATCTTCGCCCCGCGGTCGTGCCCGTCCAGCCCGGGCTTGCCGATGAGGATCCGGACTTTTCGGACGGGCTTTCCCCGACCCGCGGCGCCGCTCTTTTTCCTCCCCGCCGTCGCCATCGCCATCGGCTCCCTCTCCTCAAAACAGCCCGGGATCGCGGTACTCCCCGAAAGTCTCCCGAAGGGCGTCGCACATCTCTCCCAGCGTCACGTACTCCCGAGCGGCGTCGACCAGCCGCGGCATGAGGTTTTCCTTCGGGTCCCGCGCCGCATCCCCGAGGGCCGCGACCGCCGCGGCCGCCCTGCGGGCGCTGCGCTTCCTGCGCACCTCCCGCGTGCGGGCGATCTGCCGCTTCTCCACGCCCGGATCGACCC is drawn from Thermodesulfobacteriota bacterium and contains these coding sequences:
- a CDS encoding acyl-CoA dehydrogenase family protein, producing MNFALTQRQQELREMLRDFVEKEVRPGARGRDASEEFPRALILRLGELGVLGAMVPAAYGGAGMDMVSYAIAVEEIAKGDGSLGLTFASHHSLSTAYIQAFGPEPLRRKYLPELASGRMLGAFALTEPGSGSDALSMRAHAERKGDRWLLNGSKMFVTQGSVAGVYVVLALTDKARPKDGVTAFAVPAGTPGLSVGKKLDKLGMRSSDTAELFLDDVEVGDDAILGRVNSAFRDTLTILDAGRISIAALATGIGMGALEEAVGYMKERGRSARPSEGLQGSEWMLADMGTELEAAELLTLRAAFLKDRGRPYGMEASIAKLFASEAAMRCAEKAIRLLGMEGCTEERPVERFLRDAKLCEIGEGTSEVQRMIIARNLIRGR
- a CDS encoding cobalamin B12-binding domain-containing protein translates to MATAGRKKSGAAGRGKPVRKVRILIGKPGLDGHDRGAKIIARALRDAGVEVVYTGLHQTPEMIVNAAMQEDVDAIGLSVLSGAHEHLFPEVLKLLKKRKMDNVVLFGGGIIPDEDIPGLLRKGVDRVFTPGATMREIVDYVNGRISPRR
- a CDS encoding thiolase domain-containing protein, translated to MRPVYMVAGGVSKFQKARPDATFQKMVKESFDYAMGDVPKLSLAGIDGSVVSYFSDHFTRQLMAGIMATDYLGICPRPNKRVEGGGATGGLCFQAAWEAVASGRMSVCAAYGFETMSRVPTWKGNEFIALASDVNFDYPVGGFYTGYYAMMVNRHMHEFGTTVEQMAMVSVKNHGNAFHNPYAQKRRRLTVADVRGAAMVAYPLTLLDICVMSDGAATCILADEETAFRLTDRPVRITGIGTGTDMMRMADRPHREVPLAPNEKKSDYRNLTYPGVHSFRAGRSAALQAYKMAGITEPRRQLDFVELHDAYTSSEIQTYEDLALCKYGEGGKFVEEGHPFLPNVDYGLQLRRKGTIPVNPSGGLIACGHPVGATGLMQAVFAFWQIQGTIRKHFGDGTLQVRGAKRGLIHSHAGTGTYVTVSILERGWRA
- a CDS encoding Zn-ribbon domain-containing OB-fold protein; the encoded protein is MTGTTVFNIPFPSDLQTLKGMSPIVIKYPYSVEYIHSYGQDSPYFAGLSNGRLLGTRCDACGYTYATPRLACADCGGETRWVELPREGRVHTFTTCYFGSEEFLKETPFHLVLVEFDGVDTLLLARLVGPEGPEEIRIGMPVKAKFRRNSQLRPTDVYFVPAG